Below is a window of Lentimicrobium sp. L6 DNA.
CTGGAATAGAAACTCACACAAACTACCACATTTAAAAAACCGAATCAAAGAATTGCTCAAAAATCAACCAGCGAATTCATATTATGAAGAAATCCTAAAAATAGATTGTGATAATTACATAACGACTAATTATGATTATGCAATAAATAAAACTTTCTTAAACTCCAACAAACAAAATTCAGAAACAAATAATAGTTCAGAAGAACTTTATAGCATTAGAAGGAATACTTCACTTATTGCAAATCAAGAAAAAGTAAAAACAATATGGAATATTCACGGAGAGTTAAGTAATCCTAAATCCATTATGCTAGGGTTAAATCATTACAGCGGTTCCATTGGTAAAATTGCTGATTATCTAAAGGGAACGTATGATTTTAGATATAAAGGACAAAAGAATGAAGTTAAAAAGATAGAAGAAAAACTAAAAGGGAATCTTTATGATGAGTATTCTTGGATTGAGTTATTTTTCAACTCAAATTTACATATAATTGGTTTTGGTTTAGACTTTAGCGAGATTGATTTGTGGTGGTTATTAACTAAAAGGGCAAGATTAATTGAAGATGGATTAATTAACAATTCTGTTTCCTTTTATGTCAAACCTTTGTCTGAGTTAGAAGAGAAAATAGATAAGGAAAAGGATGATAATAAAAAACGAAACCAAATAGTAAAGTTAGAAACAGAAAGTCGGAAATATGAAACATTATTAGAATTGAACGTAGATGTAAAAGAAATATCATCGAGAAATGGATATTCTAATTATTGGAATGAGATTTTTGAAACAATAAAAACCAGCAGTTAACACGCGGTCATAAGTCATAGCTTGCCGCAGGCGCAACACAAGCTACGCCTCATACCGCCACACGTTGTATGCAAGTGTAAAAAAGAGCTCCATAGATAGGTCGGTGCAAACTTGAGGGAATTTATTTTGTTTTTTTCTTCCCACGCTAAAAAGAAGAGAAACCCACCCCACAAATAGCACATTTGGTTTTTTGCTAACACACATGCAAACTCTGAAAAAACCAAAAGAGCTATTTTTTACCAGCGCACACGGAGTAATTTAGTAACACTTTTTATATTGAAAAACGAGATAATTATTCTATTTTAGAGGTTTCAATTCTGAAACGAAATGAACAGAATAAAAGAAGTATTAGAAGAGAAAGGTATTAAGCAAACTTGGTTAGCTGAAAAACTTGGTAAAAGTTACAACATGGTAAATGGATATGTTAAAAACAGACAGCAACCAAGATTAGAAGTCTTAAATGAAATAGCTGATATCCTTAACGTTGACATAAAAGACTTAATTGTTTCGAATAAAGTAAAATAATGAACGAAGCTCAAACACGGAAAGAAATTATTGACAATCGGCTTTTGAAAGCTGGTTGGAATGTCTCTGACCGCACTCAGGTAATTGAAGAGTTTGACATCATTGTTAATGCTAATCTGGTACAAGAAGCTTCAACACCATATAGGGGTCATCAATTCTCTGACTATGTTTTGTTAGGAAAAGATGGTAAGCCATTGGCTGTAGTCGAAGCAAAGAAAACATGTGTTGATGCTGATTTAGGAAGAGAACAAGCAAAACAATATTGCAACAATATTCAAAAGCAACAGGGTGGAGAATTACCATTTTGTTTCTATACGAATGGGCACGATATTATTTTTTGGGATTTGGATAATTATCCGCCTAGAAAAGTTCATGGTTTTCCAAATCTTGATGATTTAGAAAGATATCAGCATTTAAGAAAAAACAGAAAGCCGCTAGCTGAAGAGCTAATAAATAAAAATATTGCAGGAAGAGATTATCAGATAAATGCCATACGTTCTGTTATGGAAGCCATTGAAAAACGAAAAAGGCAATTTCTGCTAGTTATGGCGACTGGAACAGGTAAAACAAGAGTAAGTATTGCTCTCGTTGAAGCCTTAATGAGAGGTGGTTGGGCAGAAAGAGTATTGTTTCTTGTAGACAGAATTGCACTTAAAGAACAGGGACTTGATGCATTTAAGGAATACCTTCCAAACGAACCAAGGTGGCCAAAACAAGAAGAAACCGAAATTGCTACAGATAGGCGTATTTATGTAAGTACTTATCCTACAATGCTCAATATCGTGCGAGATGAAACGAAACAACTATCTCCACACTTTTTTGATTTAATCTTGATAGATGAAAGTCATAGGTCAATTTACAATACCTATAAAGAAGTGCTTGACTATTTTGACACAATAACGCTTGGATTAACTGCAACTCCTACGGATATAATTGACCATAATACGTTTAAGCTTTTTGAATGTGAAGATGGCCTTCCAACTTTTGCTTACTCATATGAGGAAGCAGTAAAGAATATCCCTCCATATTTATGCAATTTTCAAGTAATGAAGATTTCTACACATTTTCAAGAAGAAGGAATAAATAAAAGAACAGTTTCTCTTGAAGACCAAAAGAGATTAATACTTGAAGGAAAAGAAATAGAAGAAATAAATTATGAAGGTACCGAAATAGAAAAGAATGTAGTTAATAGAGGTACAAATGCTCTAATTATAAAAGAGTTTATGGAAGAGTCGATTAAAGACTCTAATGGTGTATTGCCAGGAAAGACTATTTTCTTTTGTATGACTAAAGCCCATGCAAGAAGAATGGAAAAATTAATTGATGCCATGTACCCCGAATACAAAGGTGAATTGGCAAAAGTTTTAGTTTCCGAAGATTCTCGTGTATATGGTAAAGGTGGATTACTTGATCAATTCAAAAATAAGGACTTGCCTAGAATAGCCTTAAGTGTTGATATGCTTGACACTGGCGTTGATATTAGAGAAATTACAAATTTAGTATTTGCTAAACCTGTTTACTCATATACTAAGTTTTGGCAAATGATAGGTCGTGGAACACGTTTACTAGAGCCAAAGAAGATTAATCCTTGGTGTACCGAAAAAGATGTTTTTCTAATCTTGGACTGCTGGGATAATTTCGAATATTTTAAACTTAATCCAAAAGGGAAAGAGTTAAAAGCTCAAATTCCTTTACCTGTTAGATTGTTTAGTCTTAGACTTGATAAGCTTTTCTTAGCACTTGAGCTAAGTGTTGTTGAATGCGTTAAAAATGAGATTTCTAAAATTCAACAAATGATTGAGTTGCTACCTAATAATTCAGTAGTTATAATGGACGCTCGAAGTGATTTACATCAAGTAAAAGAAGACAATTTTTGGAATTTTATTTCAGAAAGTAAACAATCATTCCTAAGACATTCTATACAACCTTTAATGAGGACTGTTAACGATGTTGACTTTAAAGCTATGCGATTTGAGCGTGATATCGTTGAAATCTCAATTGCACATTTAGCTGAAGATAAGGATAAGTTTATTGCTTTAAGTGAAAATATAATAGTGAAAATATCCGAGTTGCCATTATCAGTTAATGTTGTAGCTAAGGAGAACGAATTGATAAAGAAAGCACAAACAGCATATTTCTGGTCAACATGTACTGAAGACTCCTTTTCTATTTTAGTCGATAAAATAGCTCCTTTAATGAAGTATGTTGATTCGTTTGTAAAGCCAATTAGCCCAGCCAGTTTTGATTTTATGGATTCTTTAGCAAAAAAGGAAATCATTGAGTTTGGGCCTCAACATGAGTCAATAAGTATTTCAAAATATAAAGAGCTTGTTGAGGAACGTATTAAAGCATTAACTGAATCAAATCCAATACTTCAAAAGTTACAAAATGGTGAAGTCTTATCCGAAAATGAAGTTGAAATATTAACTCAGGATTTACATGACGAACATCCTCACATTACTGTTGATTTATTGCGAAAAGTATATGAGCACAGAAAGGCTAAATTATTAGCTTTCATAAAACACATACTTGGCATTGAAATATTAGAATCACACTCTGTAACAGTTTCAAGAGTTTTTAGTGAATTTATTGTGGAACACAGTTATTTAACAAAGCGGCAATTAGATTTTCTCAATATACTTAAGACTTACATTATTGACAGAGGTGAAATACAAAAGCAAAACTTAATTGAAGCACCATTTACAAGAATACATCCAGAAGGGATATTAGGGCTGTTTAGTCCAAACGAAATACAAGAAATTATAACATTAATTAATAAGGCAGCATAAATGCTAAATAAAGAGTTACAAACTAAGGTTCAAAACCTTTGGGATAAGTTTTGGAGCGGAGGTATTACAAATCCTTTGAATGCTATAGAGCAGATAACTTACCTCTTATTCATGAAACAATTAGATGAATTAGAACTAAAACGTACGAAAATAGCAAATTCAGGTTTGTCAGATGAAAAGTTCGAGTCCATTTTTGATGGTAAGTTCATGCCTCCAGCAGCAAAAAGTGAAAAAGATGCCGTAGAAAAAGAAAGTCTAAGGTGGGGTAATTTTAAACGAATGCCAGCGGACGATATGTTAGCTCATATTCAAACTTTGGTATTTCCTTTTATTAAAACGCTTGGTGGTGCTCAGTCTGATTTTACAAAGCATATGAGCAATGCGGTTTTCATTATTCCGAAGTCTAGCCTATTAGTTGAAGCTGTAAAGGCAATAGATGAGATTTACGATGAACTCAAAAGTGCAAATAGATATATTGATGCTCAAGGTGATTTTTACGAATATCTTTTAAAACAATTAAGTGGTGCTGGAAAAAATGGGCAATTCAGAACGCCAACTCATATCATAGAAATGATTGTTGAGCTAGTTCAACCAAAATTAGGGCAGCGAATTGCTGACCCGGCATGTGGTTCAGCAGGGTTCTTACTAGGTGCATACAAATACATTATTACGCAATATTCAAGCGATAAAGAGAAAGATGAAAATGGATTTCTAAGAGGTTCAAATGCCGATAAATTAACCGACAAAAAACTTAGAAAGACACTTGAGAATGAGACCTTTTATGGTTTTGATATTGACCCAACCATGATTCGTATTGGACTAATGAACCTTATGATGCATGGCATAAAACAGCCTAAAATTGATTATACAGATACGCTTAGTAAACGCTATAACGAAGATGGCGTTTATGATATAATCCTTGCAAACCCTCCATTTACAGGAAGTGTAGATAAAGGGGATATTAACGAAACCTTTGAGCTAAATACAACTAAAAGTGAATTGCTATTTTTAGAAAGGATGTATAAAATGCTTCGTATTGGGGGAACAGCAGGTGTTGTAGTACCCCAAGGTGTGCTATTTAGCAATGGAAAGGCTTTTAAACAAATTAGACAACTCTTAATAGAAAGGTGTGAACTTAAAGCTGTTATTTCTATGCCTTCAGGGTTCTTTAAACCATACACAGGAGTATCAACCGCTATATTGATTTTCACAAAGGGAGGTGAAACTGAAAATGTATGGTTTTACAATATGAAGAGTGATGGATTAAGTTTGGATGATAAGAGAAAAGAATTATTGGATAAAGAAGGCATACGTGATTTTGGTGATTTACATGAAGTTATTAAAATGTATCACAATTCTGATAAACAAACAGAGCGAAACAAACACCACTTTATTGTGCCCAAAAATGATATTATTTCTAATGATTATAATTTGAGTTTTAATAAATATTTTGAAGAAGTTTATGAAGAAATCAAGTATGATTCTCCTCAAGATATATTAAGTAGAATAGTATCTATTGAAGAAATTATTTCCATAGAAATTAAAGAGTTAACCAAGATTTTAAATGAACATGAATAGAGTTGGTTTTGAGGATATAATTGGTTTAAAAGGGCTATTTACAGATGGCGATTGGGTTGAATCAAAAGATCAGGATGTTGATGGCAACGTACGGTTAATTCAACTTGCAGATATTGGGGATGGTAGCTTTTTAAATAAATCACACCGTTTCTTAACCGAGGATAAAGCAAATGAATTAAGGTGCACCTTTTTAAAAGAAGGCGATGTGTTAATTGCAAGGATGCCTGATCCATTAGGCAGAGCATGTATTTTTCCAGGTCTTGAAATGAAAGCAGTTACTGTTGTTGATATATGTATAATTAGAGTTGACAGTAGAATTGTAAATCCAGAATGGTTAGTATATAAAATTAATTCATCTGAATTCAGACATGAAATTAATAGTCATATTACAGGTACAACAAGACTTAGGATTTCGAAAGGAAACCTTACTAATTTAAAATTTGATCTTCCAGAACTAAGGGATCAAATAAAAATAGCATTAGTACTTAAAAAAGTTGAAGCCATAATAAATCAAAGAAAAGAAAGTATTGTCAGTCTAAAGGAGCTTACTAGGAGTACTTTTTCTCATATGTTTGATAAATTTGATGGTAAACTATATTCGTTAAATGAAATAGCAGATAAAGAAACAAAAGGAACTTTTAGTAATGGGCCATTTGGCAGCGATTTGCTAACTAGTGAAATTACTGACAGTGGTGTTCCTATAATTTATATAAGAGACATAAGCTCTGAAGAATACAAGAATAAAGCTAATGTATATGTTACTAATGAAAAAGCATCTTCCCTTATTAGTTGTCAAGTTCTACCAAATGATGTATTAATAAGTAAAGTCGGTGATCCTCCTGGGATAGCAGCTTTGTATCCTGAGAATTACGAGATGGCAATAATAACCCAAGATGTTATAAGACTTAGGGTAAATAAAAATATTGCATTACCTATATTCATAAAAGAATGGTTTAATTCTAAATATGGTAAGTTTAAGATTAAGGGGATAACAATACATGGTACAAGAAAACGATTTGGACTAACTGATTTGAAAAACTTACAAATAAAACTTCCCTCTATAGAAAAACAGTTGGCTTTTTCAATTGTAGTTAACAAAATTAATGCGTTAAAAAAAGAATATATTGAAAGTCTTAATGAATTTCAAAAGCTTTTTGGTTCATTAAGTCAAAAAGCATTTAAAGGGGATTTGAATTTGGGTAAACTTAATATTGACCACATTCTTCCCCAATCAAAAGGTGGTAATGATGAAATAGAAAACCTACAAATCTTAACTGAAATAGATAATATAAAAAAGGCTGATAGAATGCCTGAAAAATGGGAAGCCTTCAAAGAAAAAGAAAGACAGAAAGAAATTCAAAAGAAGGACGCTAAGCCAACAAAATCAAAACTAATTACAGAAGGATTTACCGTTGCTCAATTTGCAGATTGGATTAAAGAAGAGTTTGAAGATAAATATTTTACCTCTGAAATGTTATTGAGATTTTGTAAAGAGGAAAAACTATCTTTTCCTTATTACTTTACTTCTAAAGAACTAAAAGAAAACCGTAAAGCTGATCTTTCTTTAGATTTCAAAGAAATAATATTCCAAGCCATTGATAACAAAAACGAATATTTAAAACTTGAACAGGTGTTTTACAATGGAGAGGAAGAAAATTTTGTATTAAAAGTACGGGAAGAAGATTATGATTTAATTAAAGATAAATCACCCAAAGAACGTTCAGGTATATATTTAAAGTTAAAAGAATGAAGTTAGTATCGCTTAAAATATTAGGTAAGAACTTCAGAAGTTTAACCGCAAATCATTTGTATAAATTTAATGTTACTGAACGTGAATCACGTTTGTCTGCAAAATGTTTTGCTGGTTTAAATGGTAGTGGTAAATCCAATATGCTCGAAGTTATTTCCGAGATTTTCTATTACCTCGACCATTCTCATTTATTACATGGTGATAAAAATCAAAAAGAAGGTAAAGGATTTGGTTTTGAACTAGAATATCATTTACCCATGAAAGAATGGGATATCGAGGCGCTATATGGCACTCCTATTGTTTCTGAAAAATGGATGCATATTCAAATTAAAAAACCCATAAATGAAGTTGCTGAATATAGTTTTAAGCCTATTGGAGGGGATGACAAAGAATATAGAACGGTTGAAAAAGGTTCTGAATTATTGTTGCCAAAAAATATCATAGCCTATAGTTCAGGGCAAAATGAATTAATAAGTAATCCATTTTATAAATTGAAATATCATTATTTCAATGAAATTGAAAAACTAAATGGTAATAATGAAACTAGCGACCGATTATTTTTCATTGACCAATCAAATAATTTTAATGTTTTTATTTCGAACTTTCTTATTGGAGATGAAAGAAAACTTAAGGTAATAAAAGTTGTATATGCAATAGAAGGACTTTCTTCATTTAGAATAACTATTAATGACCAAGATTATTGGAATAAGAAAATTCAATTTTCAGATGAGATTCAAAAAATAATTTCAAAATTAAAAGCCTGTTCAACGTGTTGGGATTATCAAGAAGTGTATGGCAAAAAGAAAAGACATCAGTTTGTTTTTGATTTTTCCGTGAACAAAGGTACTGTTTCAGCATTCAAATTTCATTTTGAAAACTCAGCGATGAATCTTTTCAAAGCATTTTATCATTTGGATATGCTCAATATTCACATGCAGCAAAAGGGGATATTAAATTTAGTCCAGAATGGCCCTAAATGGTTAAATCTTTCGGATGAAATCCCCGCTATATCTCCTGATGAACAAGTGTTTAGAATTGAAAAAATAAAGATTAATAAAGTTATTGATAAGGATTCGAGCAAAACAATTCCTATTAATTACAAAAATTTATCTGATGGTGAACATCAATTCAATGAAGTGATTGGCTCTATGATGTTAATTGATGAACCTGGTAGTCTTTTATTGTACGATGAACCTGACACTCATTTTAATCCCAAATGGCGTTCTAGCATAATGTCGCTTTTTAATAAAATGGCAGCCATTTCATATGATAAAGATGGAAACATTACAAAAGTGCAAGATCAAGAGGTAATATTAACAACTCATTCTCCATTTGCTATTTCAGACAGTTATAAAGAAGACGTTTATATTTTTGAAAAAACAGAAAACGGTGTTGTTTTCAGTGCACCAAAAATCCCTACATATGGTGCATCAGTAAGTGTGATTCTTGAGCATGTTTTCATGAAAGACAAAACAATTGCCAGTATATCAAACCAAGAATTAGAAAATATCAAA
It encodes the following:
- a CDS encoding SIR2 family protein — encoded protein: MKKTILYGNGLNYHPNTKDKSITWGELLADIMNGQVFITDFLPNTLAYERIRLNWNRNSHKLPHLKNRIKELLKNQPANSYYEEILKIDCDNYITTNYDYAINKTFLNSNKQNSETNNSSEELYSIRRNTSLIANQEKVKTIWNIHGELSNPKSIMLGLNHYSGSIGKIADYLKGTYDFRYKGQKNEVKKIEEKLKGNLYDEYSWIELFFNSNLHIIGFGLDFSEIDLWWLLTKRARLIEDGLINNSVSFYVKPLSELEEKIDKEKDDNKKRNQIVKLETESRKYETLLELNVDVKEISSRNGYSNYWNEIFETIKTSS
- a CDS encoding helix-turn-helix domain-containing protein, which produces MNRIKEVLEEKGIKQTWLAEKLGKSYNMVNGYVKNRQQPRLEVLNEIADILNVDIKDLIVSNKVK
- a CDS encoding DEAD/DEAH box helicase family protein — its product is MNEAQTRKEIIDNRLLKAGWNVSDRTQVIEEFDIIVNANLVQEASTPYRGHQFSDYVLLGKDGKPLAVVEAKKTCVDADLGREQAKQYCNNIQKQQGGELPFCFYTNGHDIIFWDLDNYPPRKVHGFPNLDDLERYQHLRKNRKPLAEELINKNIAGRDYQINAIRSVMEAIEKRKRQFLLVMATGTGKTRVSIALVEALMRGGWAERVLFLVDRIALKEQGLDAFKEYLPNEPRWPKQEETEIATDRRIYVSTYPTMLNIVRDETKQLSPHFFDLILIDESHRSIYNTYKEVLDYFDTITLGLTATPTDIIDHNTFKLFECEDGLPTFAYSYEEAVKNIPPYLCNFQVMKISTHFQEEGINKRTVSLEDQKRLILEGKEIEEINYEGTEIEKNVVNRGTNALIIKEFMEESIKDSNGVLPGKTIFFCMTKAHARRMEKLIDAMYPEYKGELAKVLVSEDSRVYGKGGLLDQFKNKDLPRIALSVDMLDTGVDIREITNLVFAKPVYSYTKFWQMIGRGTRLLEPKKINPWCTEKDVFLILDCWDNFEYFKLNPKGKELKAQIPLPVRLFSLRLDKLFLALELSVVECVKNEISKIQQMIELLPNNSVVIMDARSDLHQVKEDNFWNFISESKQSFLRHSIQPLMRTVNDVDFKAMRFERDIVEISIAHLAEDKDKFIALSENIIVKISELPLSVNVVAKENELIKKAQTAYFWSTCTEDSFSILVDKIAPLMKYVDSFVKPISPASFDFMDSLAKKEIIEFGPQHESISISKYKELVEERIKALTESNPILQKLQNGEVLSENEVEILTQDLHDEHPHITVDLLRKVYEHRKAKLLAFIKHILGIEILESHSVTVSRVFSEFIVEHSYLTKRQLDFLNILKTYIIDRGEIQKQNLIEAPFTRIHPEGILGLFSPNEIQEIITLINKAA
- a CDS encoding N-6 DNA methylase, whose protein sequence is MLNKELQTKVQNLWDKFWSGGITNPLNAIEQITYLLFMKQLDELELKRTKIANSGLSDEKFESIFDGKFMPPAAKSEKDAVEKESLRWGNFKRMPADDMLAHIQTLVFPFIKTLGGAQSDFTKHMSNAVFIIPKSSLLVEAVKAIDEIYDELKSANRYIDAQGDFYEYLLKQLSGAGKNGQFRTPTHIIEMIVELVQPKLGQRIADPACGSAGFLLGAYKYIITQYSSDKEKDENGFLRGSNADKLTDKKLRKTLENETFYGFDIDPTMIRIGLMNLMMHGIKQPKIDYTDTLSKRYNEDGVYDIILANPPFTGSVDKGDINETFELNTTKSELLFLERMYKMLRIGGTAGVVVPQGVLFSNGKAFKQIRQLLIERCELKAVISMPSGFFKPYTGVSTAILIFTKGGETENVWFYNMKSDGLSLDDKRKELLDKEGIRDFGDLHEVIKMYHNSDKQTERNKHHFIVPKNDIISNDYNLSFNKYFEEVYEEIKYDSPQDILSRIVSIEEIISIEIKELTKILNEHE
- a CDS encoding restriction endonuclease subunit S, whose protein sequence is MNMNRVGFEDIIGLKGLFTDGDWVESKDQDVDGNVRLIQLADIGDGSFLNKSHRFLTEDKANELRCTFLKEGDVLIARMPDPLGRACIFPGLEMKAVTVVDICIIRVDSRIVNPEWLVYKINSSEFRHEINSHITGTTRLRISKGNLTNLKFDLPELRDQIKIALVLKKVEAIINQRKESIVSLKELTRSTFSHMFDKFDGKLYSLNEIADKETKGTFSNGPFGSDLLTSEITDSGVPIIYIRDISSEEYKNKANVYVTNEKASSLISCQVLPNDVLISKVGDPPGIAALYPENYEMAIITQDVIRLRVNKNIALPIFIKEWFNSKYGKFKIKGITIHGTRKRFGLTDLKNLQIKLPSIEKQLAFSIVVNKINALKKEYIESLNEFQKLFGSLSQKAFKGDLNLGKLNIDHILPQSKGGNDEIENLQILTEIDNIKKADRMPEKWEAFKEKERQKEIQKKDAKPTKSKLITEGFTVAQFADWIKEEFEDKYFTSEMLLRFCKEEKLSFPYYFTSKELKENRKADLSLDFKEIIFQAIDNKNEYLKLEQVFYNGEEENFVLKVREEDYDLIKDKSPKERSGIYLKLKE
- a CDS encoding restriction system-associated AAA family ATPase; this translates as MKLVSLKILGKNFRSLTANHLYKFNVTERESRLSAKCFAGLNGSGKSNMLEVISEIFYYLDHSHLLHGDKNQKEGKGFGFELEYHLPMKEWDIEALYGTPIVSEKWMHIQIKKPINEVAEYSFKPIGGDDKEYRTVEKGSELLLPKNIIAYSSGQNELISNPFYKLKYHYFNEIEKLNGNNETSDRLFFIDQSNNFNVFISNFLIGDERKLKVIKVVYAIEGLSSFRITINDQDYWNKKIQFSDEIQKIISKLKACSTCWDYQEVYGKKKRHQFVFDFSVNKGTVSAFKFHFENSAMNLFKAFYHLDMLNIHMQQKGILNLVQNGPKWLNLSDEIPAISPDEQVFRIEKIKINKVIDKDSSKTIPINYKNLSDGEHQFNEVIGSMMLIDEPGSLLLYDEPDTHFNPKWRSSIMSLFNKMAAISYDKDGNITKVQDQEVILTTHSPFAISDSYKEDVYIFEKTENGVVFSAPKIPTYGASVSVILEHVFMKDKTIASISNQELENIKAMANSPEGIEEAREHLIGFGESIEKFNAVRYLRAREKEFTQD